In Choloepus didactylus isolate mChoDid1 chromosome 6, mChoDid1.pri, whole genome shotgun sequence, one DNA window encodes the following:
- the LOC119535771 gene encoding olfactory receptor 8H1-like → MGSTNNTDKPDFILVGLTASGEVQWVLFTLFLLIYLITVLGNAGMVLIIHLDPQLHTPMYFFLSHLSFLDLSYSTVITPKTLENLLASNKYISFMGCFTQMSFIFLLRVTEFFLLSSVAYDRYVAICNPLNYPFVMSWRFCCVLITGSYVIGFTESLVNIVYMISLHFCKSNIIYHFFCDLILILVLSCTDTRDIEIMIFIVASLNLMVSLIQISVSYGSILSAILKINSTSGKRKAFSTCAAHLMGVTIYYGTMIFTYLKPKKSYSLGKDQVASVFYTIVNPMLNPLIYSLRNKEVKNALIRVMQKRESCRQLK, encoded by the coding sequence ATGGGAAGTACAAATAACACAGATAAGCCTGACTTCATCCTTGTGGGATTGACAGCTTCTGGAGAGGTCCAATGGGTCCTCTTTACCCTGTTTCTCCTGATATACCTGATTACTGTGCTGGGAAATGCAGGGATGGTACTGATAATTCACCTGGATCCCcagcttcacacccccatgtattttttcctcagtcaCCTGTCATTCCTTGACCTAAGTTACTCAACTGTCATCACACCTAAAACCCTAGAGAACTTACTGGCTTCTAACAAGTATATTTCATTCATGGGCTGCTTCACCcagatgtcttttattttcttattgcgtgtcactgaatttttccttctgtcttcagtggcctatgaccgctatgtagcTATCTGCAATCCTCTGAACTACCCATTTGTTATGTCCTGGAGATTCTGCTGTGTCCTCATTACTGGGTCTTATGTGATTGGCTTCACTGAATCATTAGTCAACATTGTTTACATGATCAgtttacatttctgcaaatccAATATAATCTATCACTTCTTCTGTGACCTAATCCTGATTTTAGTCCTGTCCTGCACTGACACTCGTGACATTGAAATCATGATATTCATTGTCGCTTCCTTAAACCTAATGGTATCTCTTATCCAAATCTCTGTGTCCTATGGGTCCATTCTGTCTGCTATCCTGAAAATTAATTCCACTTCAGGAAAGCGCAAAGCCTTCTCTACTTGTGCCGCCCACCTCATGGGAGTCACCATCTATTATGGCACTatgatttttacttatttaaaaccaaagaaGTCCTACTCCTTGGGAAAGGATCAAGTGGCTTCTGTGTTTTATACTATTGTGAACCCCATGCTTAATCCACTCATTTATAGTCTTAggaacaaagaagtaaaaaatgctCTCATTAGAGTCATGCAGAAGAGAGAGAGCTGCAGACAACTGAAATGA